The Desulfovibrio sp. genome includes a region encoding these proteins:
- a CDS encoding CoB--CoM heterodisulfide reductase iron-sulfur subunit A family protein: MSNAILVVGGGFAGLTAAIEAAELGHDVYIVEKSPWLGGRVAQLNKYFPKLCPPSCGLEIQFQRIRKNPRVKFFTQAEVVGFRGVKGDYTVKVRIEPRHTAPHNVDFGLLASSLDGETPSEFDLGLSKRKALFKAMPFAFPSRYTLDMKGLSKADAARVAGNQFLDVNEEPREIELSVGAVVVATGWKPYDVTRLSNLGAGAVKNCITNMQLERLAAPSGPTGGRIVRPTDGRRPHHVAFVQCAGSRDQNHLNYCSYICCMATLKHCQYLAEQSPETQITVYYIDLRAPGRYVKVLEKVKAMPNVHFVKGKVADAVQAEGDKVRLTAEDAVSGEKLTLDYDLVVLATGMQPSLAGEDAPLPLPLDEEGFVAGGEEAGIFAAGCARMPLDVMRSAQSGTAAALKAVQTVKGR, encoded by the coding sequence ATGTCCAATGCCATTCTCGTCGTGGGCGGCGGCTTTGCAGGCCTTACAGCCGCCATTGAAGCGGCGGAACTGGGCCACGACGTCTATATCGTCGAAAAGTCGCCCTGGCTCGGGGGCCGCGTGGCTCAGCTCAACAAATATTTCCCAAAACTCTGTCCTCCCTCCTGCGGCCTGGAAATCCAGTTCCAGCGTATCAGGAAAAATCCCCGTGTGAAGTTTTTTACCCAGGCTGAAGTCGTCGGCTTTCGCGGGGTAAAGGGCGACTACACCGTGAAGGTGCGCATCGAACCGCGCCACACGGCGCCCCACAATGTGGATTTCGGCCTGCTGGCTTCCAGTCTGGACGGTGAAACCCCCAGCGAATTTGACCTCGGCCTTTCCAAGCGCAAGGCCCTTTTCAAGGCCATGCCCTTTGCCTTCCCCAGCCGTTACACGCTGGACATGAAGGGGCTTTCCAAGGCCGACGCTGCCCGTGTTGCGGGCAACCAGTTTCTGGACGTGAATGAAGAGCCTCGCGAAATCGAGCTCAGCGTTGGCGCGGTGGTCGTTGCCACCGGCTGGAAGCCCTACGACGTGACCCGCCTCTCCAACCTTGGCGCCGGCGCTGTGAAAAACTGCATTACCAACATGCAGCTTGAGCGCCTTGCCGCGCCCAGCGGGCCCACCGGCGGGCGCATCGTGCGTCCCACTGACGGGCGCAGGCCTCACCATGTGGCCTTTGTGCAGTGTGCGGGTTCTCGCGACCAGAACCACCTGAACTACTGCTCCTATATCTGCTGTATGGCCACGCTCAAGCATTGCCAGTATCTGGCCGAGCAGAGCCCTGAAACGCAGATCACGGTGTACTACATCGACCTGCGCGCCCCTGGCCGCTACGTGAAGGTGCTTGAAAAGGTCAAGGCCATGCCCAATGTGCATTTTGTCAAGGGCAAAGTGGCTGACGCCGTGCAGGCCGAAGGCGACAAGGTTCGCCTGACCGCCGAAGACGCCGTGAGCGGTGAAAAACTCACCCTTGATTATGACCTTGTTGTACTGGCCACGGGCATGCAGCCCTCGCTGGCCGGTGAAGACGCGCCTCTGCCCCTGCCTCTTGATGAAGAAGGCTTTGTGGCGGGCGGTGAAGAGGCCGGTATTTTTGCAGCCGGTTGCGCTCGCATGCCCCTTGATGTGATGCGCTCGGCTCAGTCCGGCACAGCCGCCGCCCTGAAGGCGGTACAAACGGTGAAAGGGAGGTAG